A window of the Corynebacterium minutissimum genome harbors these coding sequences:
- a CDS encoding ABC transporter ATP-binding protein: MSTAHQNATVDRADALAPASPQECLRFLKTLPNAPSKLGIALFFALFTVTVIMMNLVSQVLGRVVDITQGVELPVLGTGRHAMVGALIIIAVGYLVEVTGRTVGRYLVTSTTRRLSVDLRTSALDSTLGAPVPAVMELGTGNVITRLSKDIDTVVMTISMMGDRLVLTLFMLPLTAVMMVFIHPAYALLFIAVGCLLYPFIRGTMRDIPAVANEVSSVEAYRNNVLLDTIRALETLRQFTLKDWAHTRMERYSWDTVQAWGNKVPLINRIVGQGALAFGVLLLGSVAMSVPMVMAGWLTQGQATAAVLLVMRLEVHVFNILFFAGEIQHSVTSLGRAVALATLEDAASTGAKQKGKNAKHKDTPRLTHAPTITIKNLSYNYPGGAPVLRDVSLTLTAGTTTALVGTSGAGKSTLASLVAGLQYPTQGSISLDDIDTATVPNTWITEHVALITQEVHLFSGTLRNDLLLAKPGASDEDLWAALHTVGLDEHSRWLPQGLDTLIGAGHEEIGAEAEQQLSLARMILRQPPVLIMDEATSEAGSEHAEVLEHAAKAVTTGRTALVVAHRLDQAREADRIIVMEQGQIVEDGTHAELIALSGRYAKAYAQWEHGS; encoded by the coding sequence ATGAGCACCGCACACCAGAACGCCACCGTAGATCGCGCCGACGCCCTCGCCCCCGCCTCCCCGCAGGAATGCCTGCGCTTCCTCAAGACCCTGCCCAACGCGCCCAGCAAGCTCGGCATTGCACTGTTCTTTGCGCTGTTTACCGTGACGGTCATCATGATGAACCTGGTCTCCCAGGTCCTCGGCCGTGTCGTCGACATTACCCAGGGTGTGGAACTCCCCGTCCTCGGCACGGGGCGCCACGCCATGGTGGGCGCGCTCATCATCATTGCCGTGGGCTACCTCGTGGAGGTCACCGGCCGCACCGTGGGCCGCTACCTGGTCACCTCCACCACCCGCCGACTCTCGGTGGATCTACGCACCTCAGCGCTGGATTCCACCCTCGGCGCTCCCGTGCCCGCCGTCATGGAACTGGGCACCGGCAACGTCATCACGCGCCTGTCCAAGGACATCGATACCGTGGTGATGACCATCTCCATGATGGGTGACCGCCTCGTGCTCACCCTCTTTATGCTGCCGCTAACTGCGGTCATGATGGTGTTCATCCACCCTGCCTATGCCCTGCTCTTCATCGCGGTGGGCTGCCTGCTCTACCCCTTCATCCGCGGCACCATGCGGGACATCCCCGCCGTGGCCAACGAAGTCTCCTCCGTGGAGGCGTACCGCAACAACGTGCTGCTGGATACCATCCGCGCACTGGAAACCCTCCGCCAGTTCACGCTTAAGGACTGGGCGCATACCCGCATGGAGCGCTACTCCTGGGACACCGTGCAGGCCTGGGGTAATAAGGTCCCGCTCATCAACCGCATCGTGGGCCAAGGCGCCCTCGCCTTCGGCGTGCTGCTGCTGGGCTCAGTAGCCATGTCCGTGCCCATGGTCATGGCCGGCTGGCTTACCCAAGGCCAAGCTACTGCCGCGGTCCTGCTCGTCATGCGCCTAGAAGTCCACGTCTTCAACATCCTCTTCTTCGCCGGCGAGATCCAGCATTCCGTGACCTCCCTCGGCCGCGCCGTCGCCCTGGCCACCCTCGAGGACGCCGCCAGCACCGGCGCGAAACAGAAGGGCAAGAACGCGAAACACAAGGACACTCCTCGGCTGACCCACGCCCCCACCATCACCATTAAAAACCTCTCCTACAACTACCCGGGTGGCGCGCCTGTGCTTCGCGACGTCTCCCTTACCCTCACCGCCGGCACCACCACCGCCCTGGTGGGTACTTCCGGTGCGGGTAAATCCACCCTGGCGTCCCTCGTCGCCGGACTGCAATACCCCACCCAGGGAAGCATCAGTCTCGACGACATCGACACTGCCACTGTCCCCAACACGTGGATCACCGAACACGTCGCGCTCATTACCCAGGAAGTCCACCTCTTCTCCGGCACGCTGCGCAATGACCTTCTGTTGGCCAAGCCCGGTGCCAGCGATGAAGACCTCTGGGCGGCACTCCACACCGTAGGTTTGGACGAGCACTCCCGCTGGCTCCCCCAAGGCCTCGACACCCTCATCGGTGCCGGTCACGAGGAGATCGGCGCGGAAGCCGAACAACAGCTCTCCCTTGCCCGCATGATCCTGCGCCAGCCACCAGTCCTGATCATGGACGAGGCCACCTCCGAAGCCGGCTCCGAGCATGCTGAGGTTCTCGAGCACGCCGCCAAGGCTGTCACCACAGGCCGCACCGCACTCGTCGTTGCCCACCGCCTGGACCAAGCCCGTGAGGCCGATCGCATCATCGTCATGGAACAAGGCCAAATCGTGGAAGACGGCACCCACGCCGAGCTCATCGCACTAAGCGGCCGCTACGCCAAGGCTTATGCACAGTGGGAGCACGGCAGCTAA
- a CDS encoding ABC transporter transmembrane domain-containing protein, whose amino-acid sequence MTHYPRMKTWSWYLPDEPPTGEVSLTATTDFSRSAQATWRLLGAQRTGVIGIFIATFINAPLGALVSVIIGQTTQYAFSDPSWRTVALPLAATAVILYIAYICEATADAFTDLSQARTTHTLRLNLLDKLLDASTAGINPGRLLNTMDEDSHYIGQLKQILNFPLVMVGYLLGAMVSLAPISWQVSGALLLGALATAVTSWATAKPLTKVAARRRQLENTALSLATDFAQGSRVIKGLGAKDIARQRFSDAAQDALTAMLKEAKRASLMAWIRQMVPAAFAVGILAWTSWETFEGRIAPGGMMAITMLVPPALTVLGVSLGLLTENWARAQASVERVGELLGDLSANTVDTTSTPIELSSGLHVWMPTTTEGRDTVDSWVRYLNDHGALCPPHRISVLEGTLQDNVDPLRSASIAQLHDALHASACEDIVTRLGGFGPNGELPSAPIGEAGLNLSGGQRQRVALARALALDPDVLVLDNPTTGLDSLTLADVAKRVRDLRTGKVTVVITSASTWAANADEVVEL is encoded by the coding sequence ATGACTCACTATCCACGCATGAAGACGTGGTCGTGGTACCTCCCCGATGAACCTCCCACGGGGGAGGTTTCTCTCACCGCCACCACCGACTTCTCCCGCTCTGCTCAAGCCACGTGGCGGCTGCTCGGTGCCCAGCGCACCGGCGTTATCGGCATCTTCATTGCCACCTTTATCAACGCTCCGCTCGGTGCCTTGGTCTCCGTTATCATCGGCCAGACCACGCAGTATGCCTTCTCTGATCCCTCCTGGCGCACCGTAGCCCTGCCGCTTGCGGCCACGGCGGTCATCCTCTACATCGCCTACATCTGTGAGGCCACGGCGGATGCGTTTACGGATCTGAGCCAGGCACGCACTACCCACACGCTGCGCCTTAATCTGCTGGATAAGTTGTTGGACGCTTCCACCGCTGGAATCAATCCGGGCCGGCTGCTCAACACGATGGATGAGGATTCGCACTACATCGGCCAGCTCAAGCAAATCCTCAACTTCCCACTGGTCATGGTGGGCTACCTCTTAGGCGCAATGGTTAGCCTCGCCCCGATTTCCTGGCAGGTCTCCGGCGCGCTCCTCCTCGGCGCACTCGCCACAGCGGTGACGTCATGGGCCACGGCAAAGCCACTGACTAAGGTAGCTGCGCGCCGCCGCCAGCTGGAAAACACCGCGCTTTCTCTCGCCACGGATTTTGCGCAAGGCTCCCGCGTCATTAAAGGCTTGGGCGCCAAGGACATTGCCCGCCAGCGCTTTTCCGATGCCGCCCAGGACGCGCTGACCGCCATGCTGAAAGAGGCGAAGCGTGCATCCCTCATGGCATGGATTCGTCAGATGGTTCCCGCCGCCTTCGCCGTGGGTATTCTCGCATGGACCTCGTGGGAAACCTTTGAGGGTCGCATCGCCCCCGGCGGCATGATGGCGATTACCATGCTCGTGCCGCCGGCACTGACCGTATTAGGAGTCTCCCTAGGCCTACTTACTGAGAACTGGGCCAGGGCACAGGCCTCCGTGGAGCGCGTCGGCGAACTACTCGGTGACCTCTCCGCCAACACCGTCGACACCACCAGCACGCCCATCGAGCTCTCCTCCGGTCTCCACGTGTGGATGCCCACCACCACTGAAGGTCGCGACACCGTGGACTCCTGGGTGCGCTACCTCAACGACCACGGCGCCTTGTGCCCGCCGCACCGCATCTCCGTGCTAGAGGGCACCCTGCAGGACAACGTCGATCCTCTCCGCAGCGCTAGCATCGCGCAGCTTCACGACGCTCTCCACGCCTCCGCCTGCGAGGACATCGTTACCCGTCTCGGTGGCTTCGGCCCCAACGGTGAGCTACCCTCCGCTCCCATCGGTGAGGCCGGACTCAACCTTTCTGGTGGCCAGCGCCAACGCGTCGCGCTTGCCCGCGCACTCGCGCTCGATCCCGATGTCCTCGTGCTCGATAACCCCACGACGGGACTGGATTCGTTGACCCTGGCGGATGTGGCCAAGCGCGTACGTGACCTGCGCACTGGCAAGGTAACCGTGGTCATCACCTCTGCCTCCACGTGGGCCGCCAACGCCGATGAGGTGGTGGAACTATGA
- a CDS encoding methylenetetrahydrofolate reductase → MSPRLSASAPLDQISEDTPKRLERTALSFEVIPPRHDADAAKIDRLLATLSAYKPDYIAVTSSQRSGWLKGTAAFIEKISRDTAMRPLAHLACTAGTEEELIGWIDTLVDAGVRGLLALRGDLPEEGMPEGHLPHADSLVRLIRRWESARVARLAAGRLAVGVACYPNGHAESATPDEDIDVLLAKQRLGADFAITQLFFDAEDYVRFAQRARLAGVRIPLIPGIMPMTSRARVERMCQLSGLDGPTKVLDRLAAATSPEEEQEIGMQITASLAQSVLNAGADGLHIYTHNNPDITTDLLNRIGVTP, encoded by the coding sequence ATGTCCCCGCGACTCTCCGCGTCCGCGCCACTAGACCAAATCAGCGAAGATACACCAAAGCGCCTCGAGCGCACCGCGCTTTCCTTCGAAGTGATCCCGCCGCGTCACGACGCCGATGCCGCCAAAATCGACCGCCTGCTCGCCACGCTGTCCGCGTATAAGCCGGACTACATCGCTGTGACCAGCTCCCAGCGCTCCGGCTGGCTCAAGGGAACCGCAGCCTTCATTGAGAAGATTTCCCGCGATACCGCGATGCGTCCACTGGCTCACCTGGCCTGCACGGCCGGTACTGAGGAGGAGCTCATTGGCTGGATCGACACGCTTGTCGATGCCGGCGTGCGCGGCCTCCTTGCCCTGCGCGGTGACCTCCCCGAGGAGGGCATGCCCGAAGGCCACCTACCGCATGCAGACTCCCTCGTCCGCCTCATCCGCCGCTGGGAATCCGCCCGCGTGGCGCGCTTAGCCGCGGGCCGCTTGGCCGTAGGTGTGGCCTGCTATCCCAACGGCCACGCCGAGTCCGCCACACCGGACGAGGACATCGACGTCCTTTTGGCCAAGCAGCGCCTCGGCGCGGACTTCGCCATTACCCAGCTCTTCTTCGACGCGGAGGACTACGTCCGCTTTGCCCAGCGCGCCCGGCTGGCGGGTGTGCGCATTCCGCTCATCCCCGGGATCATGCCTATGACTAGTCGTGCTCGGGTGGAGCGAATGTGCCAGCTGTCCGGGCTGGATGGGCCGACAAAGGTCCTTGACCGGCTCGCGGCAGCGACCTCACCCGAGGAAGAACAAGAAATAGGCATGCAGATTACAGCCTCATTGGCGCAATCCGTGCTGAACGCCGGCGCCGATGGACTGCACATCTACACGCACAACAATCCTGACATTACGACTGACCTGCTGAATCGAATTGGAGTCACCCCATGA